One Natronomonas moolapensis 8.8.11 genomic region harbors:
- a CDS encoding sodium:solute symporter family transporter: MVSSALVLGVTAATVAAVTAVGLLAARGRVDSVEDFISARDSAGHGTVTATVVASMMGAWILFSPAEAGAAFGGLPAILGYAVGSTIPLLLFIPVGSRIRSVMPSGHSLTEFAYARFGAAMYLFVLVVSVFYMFVFLAAEMTGIAGALSLVAGVPQWQTALLVGGFVLVYTVYGGLVASIVTDTIQTLVVLPLLAVGFGGALVALGGTGEIHAAAVAADATLLDPGFRPGVEFGIYVAFAILGANMLNQGIWQRVYAADGETSLRRGFGAAAVVVVPMILLAGLFGVAAAALGLTGPDTASVAFFLVLEAAFPTWVTLAVVVLVVLLVMSSADTMFNAIASVVTADLARLVDADQRTLWLGGRGLTVAVAVGAIFIGAQGYSVLRLFLSADLLAAAVFFPFLAGLYTERLSGPGAILAGLSGIAVGVAHFPMLRGPLAAVPGLGGALPEPSFLVAFAGATGASVAVTLVASALSDAGADLDAIDGRIRALDDPVADGGTEPPAPGEGGGRGGNDAPDETGGGERR; this comes from the coding sequence CGCCGGCCACGGCACGGTGACGGCGACGGTCGTCGCCTCGATGATGGGGGCCTGGATCCTGTTCAGCCCCGCCGAGGCGGGGGCCGCCTTCGGCGGCCTGCCCGCAATCTTGGGCTACGCCGTCGGTAGCACGATTCCGCTCTTGTTGTTCATCCCCGTCGGCTCCCGGATCCGATCCGTGATGCCCTCGGGGCACTCGCTGACGGAGTTCGCCTACGCCCGCTTCGGCGCGGCGATGTATCTCTTCGTACTCGTCGTCTCGGTGTTCTACATGTTCGTCTTCCTCGCCGCCGAGATGACGGGTATCGCCGGCGCGCTCTCGCTCGTCGCCGGCGTCCCCCAGTGGCAGACGGCGCTGCTCGTCGGCGGGTTCGTCCTCGTCTACACCGTCTACGGCGGCCTCGTCGCCAGCATCGTCACCGACACGATCCAGACGCTCGTCGTCCTCCCGCTGTTGGCGGTCGGGTTCGGCGGCGCGCTCGTCGCCCTCGGCGGGACGGGCGAGATCCACGCTGCTGCGGTCGCCGCCGACGCGACGCTTCTCGACCCCGGGTTCCGTCCGGGCGTCGAGTTCGGGATCTACGTCGCCTTCGCCATCCTCGGCGCGAACATGCTGAACCAGGGTATCTGGCAGCGCGTGTACGCCGCCGACGGCGAGACGTCCCTGCGCCGCGGCTTCGGGGCCGCCGCCGTTGTCGTCGTCCCGATGATCCTGCTCGCGGGACTGTTCGGCGTCGCGGCCGCCGCGCTCGGTCTCACCGGTCCCGACACCGCCAGCGTCGCCTTCTTTCTCGTCCTCGAGGCGGCGTTCCCGACGTGGGTCACCCTTGCCGTCGTCGTGTTGGTCGTCCTGCTCGTGATGAGTTCGGCCGACACGATGTTCAACGCCATCGCCAGCGTCGTCACCGCCGACCTCGCCAGGCTGGTCGACGCCGACCAGCGGACCCTCTGGCTCGGCGGCCGGGGGCTGACCGTCGCGGTCGCGGTCGGAGCGATCTTCATCGGCGCGCAGGGGTACAGCGTCCTCCGGCTGTTCTTGAGTGCCGACCTGCTGGCCGCCGCGGTGTTTTTCCCCTTCCTCGCAGGGCTGTACACCGAACGGCTCTCCGGTCCCGGAGCGATTCTCGCCGGCCTCTCGGGGATCGCTGTCGGCGTCGCGCACTTTCCGATGTTGCGCGGACCGCTGGCGGCGGTGCCCGGACTCGGCGGCGCGTTGCCGGAGCCGTCGTTCCTCGTCGCCTTCGCCGGCGCGACAGGCGCTTCCGTCGCTGTCACCCTCGTCGCGAGCGCGCTGTCCGACGCCGGGGCCGACCTCGACGCCATCGACGGGCGGATCCGCGCGCTCGACGACCCGGTCGCTGACGGCGGAACCGAGCCGCCTGCTCCCGGCGAGGGCGGGGGGCGGGGCGGGAACGACGCCCCGGACGAAACGGGGGGTGGTGAGCGCCGATGA